One window of the Janthinobacterium sp. PAMC25594 genome contains the following:
- a CDS encoding lytic transglycosylase domain-containing protein, with the protein MKRPSVSKVAGALALATGLACAFPAQAGNQKEEALADSVRLALSHAIRDERPPQPKFATPIELQRYQQWLAQMSQRLQRKLPDAQLRTEFLETVWYEARRAGLEPALVLGLIQVESAYRKYAVSLAGARGYMQVMPFWTGVIGDHDRSKLFHMQTNLRYGCAILRMYLDMERGDLYLALGRYNGSRGRAEYPNAVRAAWSQWEFKPAG; encoded by the coding sequence GTGAAGCGTCCATCAGTAAGCAAGGTGGCTGGCGCGCTCGCGCTGGCCACCGGCCTGGCCTGCGCTTTCCCGGCGCAGGCCGGCAACCAGAAAGAGGAGGCGCTGGCCGACTCCGTCCGTCTGGCCCTGTCGCACGCGATCCGCGATGAACGCCCGCCGCAACCCAAATTTGCCACCCCCATCGAACTGCAGCGCTACCAGCAATGGCTGGCGCAGATGTCGCAACGCCTGCAGCGCAAGCTGCCGGACGCCCAGCTGCGCACGGAATTCCTGGAAACCGTCTGGTACGAAGCGCGCCGCGCGGGCCTGGAGCCGGCCCTGGTGCTGGGCCTGATCCAGGTGGAGTCGGCCTACCGAAAATATGCCGTCTCGCTGGCCGGCGCGCGCGGCTACATGCAGGTGATGCCGTTCTGGACGGGCGTCATCGGCGACCATGACCGCAGCAAGCTGTTCCACATGCAAACGAATTTGCGCTATGGCTGCGCGATCCTGCGCATGTACCTGGATATGGAACGCGGGGATTTGTACCTGGCGCTGGGGCGGTATAACGGCAGCCGGGGGCGGGCCGAGTATCCGAATGCGGTGCGCGCGGCGTGGAGCCAGTGGGAATTCAAGCCGGCCGGGTAG
- a CDS encoding SWIB/MDM2 domain-containing protein, with translation MATAKKTPVAAPAKAAAAKPAAAKKAAPAAKAAAKPAAVKKAAAPATPRKPNAAFMKAMTPSKDLAAVVGAAPLPRTEVTKKVWDYIKKLDLQDPANRRMINADDKLKAVFGGKAQVSMFEMTKLISDHLK, from the coding sequence ATGGCAACAGCCAAAAAAACCCCAGTAGCAGCGCCAGCCAAAGCAGCAGCAGCCAAGCCTGCAGCCGCCAAAAAAGCAGCACCCGCAGCCAAAGCAGCAGCTAAACCAGCAGCGGTGAAGAAAGCGGCAGCACCGGCAACACCACGCAAGCCAAACGCAGCATTCATGAAAGCAATGACGCCATCGAAAGATCTGGCCGCCGTTGTTGGCGCAGCACCACTGCCGCGCACGGAAGTGACCAAAAAGGTATGGGATTACATCAAGAAACTCGATCTGCAAGATCCGGCCAACCGCCGCATGATCAATGCGGACGACAAGCTGAAAGCTGTTTTCGGCGGCAAAGCCCAAGTCTCCATGTTTGAAATGACGAAACTGATCTCCGATCATTTGAAATAA
- the ffh gene encoding signal recognition particle protein encodes MLDNLTQRLAKVVKTMRGEARLTEANTADMLREVRLALLEADVALPAVREFIAKVKEKAMGEDVISSLTPGQALVGVVQRELAALMGADLGPEASQISFAQQPPAIILMAGLQGVGKTTTVGKLAKYLKEEKKKKVLTVSADVYRPAAIAQLQSVTAQVGADFFPSASTDKPVDIALAALDWAKKHYHDVLIIDTAGRLGIDEEMMREIAAIHGAVKPIETLFVVDAMLGQDAINTAKAFNDALPLTGIVLTKLDGDARGGAALSVRHITGKPIKFAGVSEKLDGLEAFDPTRMANRILGMGDILALVEEARKGVDSKAAADLAQKIKVGGKFDMNDFKAQLGQMKKMGGMANLMDKLPAQFQQAAGGKNMDQADKQVRRMCGIIDSMTPQERAKPELIKATRKRRIAAGAGVQVQEVNRMLTQFEQMQTMMKKLSGGGMMKMMRSMKGMMPGMR; translated from the coding sequence ATGCTAGATAATCTCACCCAACGGCTTGCCAAAGTCGTCAAGACCATGCGCGGCGAGGCGCGCCTGACCGAAGCGAACACCGCCGACATGCTGCGCGAAGTGCGCCTGGCGCTGCTCGAAGCCGACGTCGCCCTGCCCGCCGTGCGCGAATTCATCGCCAAAGTCAAAGAAAAAGCCATGGGCGAGGATGTCATTTCCTCGCTCACGCCAGGCCAGGCCCTGGTCGGCGTGGTGCAGCGCGAGCTGGCCGCCCTGATGGGCGCCGACCTGGGACCGGAAGCGTCGCAGATCAGCTTTGCGCAGCAACCGCCCGCCATCATCCTGATGGCCGGTCTGCAGGGCGTGGGTAAGACCACCACCGTCGGCAAGCTGGCGAAGTACCTGAAAGAAGAAAAGAAGAAGAAAGTACTGACCGTTTCGGCCGACGTGTACCGCCCTGCCGCGATCGCCCAGCTGCAATCGGTCACCGCCCAGGTGGGCGCCGACTTCTTCCCGTCCGCCAGCACGGACAAGCCGGTCGATATCGCGCTGGCCGCGCTGGATTGGGCGAAAAAGCATTACCACGACGTGCTGATCATCGATACGGCGGGTCGCCTCGGTATCGACGAAGAGATGATGCGCGAAATCGCCGCCATCCACGGCGCCGTGAAACCGATCGAAACCCTGTTTGTCGTCGACGCGATGCTGGGCCAGGACGCCATCAATACGGCGAAAGCCTTCAACGATGCGCTGCCGCTGACCGGTATCGTGCTGACCAAGCTCGATGGCGACGCGCGCGGCGGTGCCGCCCTGTCGGTGCGCCACATCACGGGCAAACCGATCAAGTTTGCCGGCGTCTCGGAAAAACTCGACGGCCTGGAAGCGTTCGACCCGACCCGCATGGCCAACCGCATCCTGGGCATGGGCGACATCCTCGCGCTGGTGGAAGAAGCGCGCAAGGGCGTCGACAGCAAGGCAGCGGCCGACCTGGCGCAAAAGATCAAGGTCGGCGGCAAGTTCGACATGAACGACTTCAAGGCGCAACTGGGGCAAATGAAGAAAATGGGCGGCATGGCCAACCTGATGGACAAGCTGCCGGCCCAGTTCCAGCAGGCGGCCGGTGGCAAGAACATGGATCAAGCCGATAAACAGGTGCGCCGCATGTGCGGCATCATCGATTCGATGACGCCGCAGGAGCGCGCCAAGCCTGAACTGATCAAGGCCACGCGCAAGCGCCGCATCGCCGCTGGCGCCGGCGTGCAGGTACAGGAAGTGAACCGCATGCTGACGCAATTCGAGCAAATGCAGACGATGATGAAGAAATTGTCGGGCGGCGGCATGATGAAGATGATGCGTTCCATGAAGGGCATGATGCCTGGCATGAGGTAG
- a CDS encoding sigma-70 family RNA polymerase sigma factor, which translates to MSAADFAQQQDLHALYSSHHGWLQGWLRHKLGSAGDAADLAQDTFVSVLTNGTAPQIREARPFLATIARRLVAHRYRRQVLEDAYLQALACLPPEVAPAPEERLLALEALQEIDAALDGLPAPVRTAFLLAQLEGLSYAEIAARLNVSASSVKQYLTRANRQVFFSLPA; encoded by the coding sequence ATGTCGGCCGCCGATTTTGCCCAGCAACAAGACCTGCACGCACTCTACAGCAGCCATCACGGCTGGCTGCAGGGCTGGCTGCGGCATAAGCTGGGCAGTGCGGGCGACGCGGCGGACCTGGCGCAAGACACCTTTGTCAGCGTGCTGACCAATGGCACGGCACCGCAGATCCGCGAAGCGCGGCCTTTTCTCGCCACCATCGCGCGGCGCCTGGTGGCGCACCGCTACCGCCGGCAAGTGCTGGAAGACGCGTATCTGCAGGCGCTGGCCTGCCTGCCGCCCGAGGTGGCGCCCGCGCCGGAAGAACGGCTGCTGGCGCTGGAAGCCTTGCAGGAAATCGATGCGGCCCTCGATGGCTTGCCCGCGCCCGTGCGCACGGCGTTTTTGCTGGCGCAGCTGGAAGGCCTCAGCTATGCCGAGATCGCCGCGCGCCTGAACGTGTCGGCCAGCTCGGTCAAGCAATACCTGACGCGTGCCAACCGCCAGGTGTTTTTCTCCCTGCCGGCATGA
- a CDS encoding FecR domain-containing protein, whose product MSKLAEPVAPAAIGEDVQQQAAEWLTVLMSDEASEAQHAAWQRWRGADPEHERAWQHIDAVSRRFNGLHRGAAAQALAGTRQQAVNGKRRQLLAWLGVAAGGGLLAAQTGTWDGVRALRADYRTATGERREVVLDDGSVLSLNTGSAVNVRFDASRRLIELLAGEILVTSGHGAGSAAPLVVATREGLVRALGTRFVVRQQDGVSTVEVFESAVEIRPRDSAGAPLLLAAGRGVAFSRHAPDAPHAIDAYADAWSRGQLIVDDVTLGDFLADLARYRPGVIDCAPAVAQLRLSGVFPLADTQRILNMLPNSLPVQVRSRTRYWVTVEPAP is encoded by the coding sequence ATGAGCAAGCTGGCAGAACCCGTGGCCCCGGCGGCCATCGGCGAGGACGTGCAGCAGCAGGCGGCCGAGTGGCTGACTGTATTGATGTCGGACGAGGCCAGCGAAGCGCAGCACGCCGCCTGGCAGCGCTGGCGCGGGGCCGACCCGGAACATGAACGGGCCTGGCAGCATATCGACGCGGTGTCGCGGCGCTTCAACGGCTTGCACCGCGGTGCGGCCGCGCAGGCGCTGGCCGGCACGCGGCAACAAGCCGTCAATGGCAAGCGGCGCCAGTTGCTGGCATGGCTGGGCGTGGCCGCTGGCGGCGGCTTGCTGGCCGCGCAGACGGGCACCTGGGATGGCGTGCGCGCCCTGCGCGCCGACTACCGCACGGCCACGGGCGAGCGGCGCGAGGTGGTGCTGGACGATGGCAGTGTGCTCAGCCTGAATACGGGATCGGCCGTGAACGTGCGTTTCGACGCCAGCCGCCGCCTGATCGAGTTGCTGGCCGGCGAAATCCTCGTCACCAGCGGCCACGGTGCCGGCAGCGCCGCGCCGTTGGTGGTGGCTACGCGCGAAGGCCTGGTGCGCGCGCTGGGCACGCGCTTCGTCGTGCGCCAGCAGGATGGCGTCAGCACCGTGGAGGTGTTTGAAAGCGCCGTTGAAATCCGCCCGCGCGACAGCGCTGGCGCGCCCTTGCTGCTGGCGGCCGGGCGTGGCGTGGCCTTTTCCCGCCATGCGCCGGACGCGCCGCACGCCATCGATGCGTATGCCGATGCCTGGTCGCGCGGGCAGCTGATCGTCGACGATGTGACCCTGGGCGACTTCCTGGCCGACCTGGCCCGCTACCGTCCGGGCGTAATCGACTGCGCGCCGGCAGTGGCCCAGTTGCGCCTGTCGGGCGTGTTCCCGCTGGCCGATACCCAGCGCATCCTGAACATGCTGCCCAACTCGCTGCCGGTGCAGGTGCGCAGCCGCACGCGGTACTGGGTGACGGTCGAACCGGCACCATAG
- a CDS encoding PepSY domain-containing protein translates to MNAVKVDKVVKTPQQGGLRQAMAWLHTWSGLWISWLLFAIFLTGTLAVFDDPIGHWMTPEHALEEAAHANDPPLPKVTDRAHRLELALDFMAKEHPQADMWEIWPVQRPGHGLSAYWFQPSGGYGSADLDPLTGAVIEHAREVTERETIGGHHFVDFHYELHTGRIGVWIVGITTMIMLVALVSGVITHKRIFKDFFTFRPAKGQRSWLDAHNAVAVLTLPFQFMIAYTGLAFFSDDYVPAPVVAQYGMENPKRAFLADWNDAGKPARSGQPLAIPALESFAQRAEQAIGQEIRAVVLDNPNDASMRVCMYGWNEDTELLTRLSANSGRACYALATGEQVALRLPGESDTGGAGLTRSVMSNLHMVGFGGTPMRWLYFFCGLAGTAMMGTGAIMFMVKRRQKSGGEFGAYTQRVYRVIACLNVAAIAGLSIACVGFLWANRLIPVGLEHRAGWEVRAFFGVWFLMLVHACLRAEKRAWIEQLGLLAALCLLLPALNLLSTGDNLVAQVARGDWESAGVELCSMAFGLLAAWGAWKVHKRKEKPLKKTAARENAAPAASLQVNTEGQS, encoded by the coding sequence ATGAACGCCGTCAAGGTAGACAAAGTGGTCAAAACGCCGCAGCAGGGCGGCTTGCGCCAGGCCATGGCCTGGCTGCATACGTGGAGCGGCCTGTGGATTTCCTGGCTGCTGTTCGCCATCTTCCTGACCGGCACCCTGGCCGTCTTCGACGACCCGATCGGCCACTGGATGACGCCCGAACACGCCCTGGAAGAGGCGGCGCATGCGAACGATCCGCCGCTGCCAAAGGTCACGGACCGCGCGCACCGCCTGGAACTGGCGCTCGACTTCATGGCGAAGGAACACCCGCAGGCGGACATGTGGGAAATCTGGCCGGTGCAGCGTCCCGGCCATGGCTTGTCCGCCTACTGGTTCCAGCCCAGCGGCGGCTATGGCTCGGCGGATCTCGATCCGCTGACGGGCGCCGTCATCGAACATGCGCGCGAGGTGACGGAGCGCGAAACCATCGGCGGCCACCATTTCGTCGATTTCCACTACGAGCTGCACACGGGACGCATCGGCGTCTGGATCGTCGGCATCACCACCATGATCATGCTGGTGGCGCTGGTGAGCGGCGTCATCACGCACAAGCGTATCTTCAAGGATTTCTTCACCTTCCGCCCGGCCAAGGGTCAGCGTTCGTGGCTCGACGCGCACAACGCGGTGGCCGTGCTGACGTTGCCGTTCCAGTTCATGATCGCCTACACGGGCCTGGCATTTTTCAGCGATGACTATGTGCCGGCCCCCGTGGTGGCGCAATACGGCATGGAAAACCCCAAGCGGGCCTTTCTGGCCGACTGGAACGATGCGGGCAAGCCTGCGCGCTCGGGCCAGCCGCTGGCCATTCCCGCGCTGGAGTCGTTCGCGCAGCGCGCCGAGCAGGCCATCGGCCAGGAAATCCGCGCCGTGGTGCTGGACAATCCGAACGATGCCTCCATGCGCGTGTGCATGTACGGCTGGAATGAAGACACGGAACTGCTCACTCGCCTCAGCGCCAATTCGGGCAGGGCCTGCTATGCGCTGGCCACGGGCGAGCAGGTTGCCTTGCGCCTGCCAGGCGAGTCCGACACGGGCGGCGCGGGCCTGACGCGCTCCGTCATGTCGAACCTGCACATGGTGGGTTTCGGCGGCACGCCCATGCGCTGGCTGTACTTCTTTTGCGGCCTGGCCGGCACGGCCATGATGGGCACGGGCGCGATCATGTTCATGGTCAAGCGGCGCCAGAAGTCCGGCGGCGAGTTCGGCGCCTATACGCAGCGCGTGTACCGCGTCATCGCCTGCCTGAACGTGGCGGCGATTGCCGGCCTGTCCATCGCCTGCGTGGGCTTCCTGTGGGCCAATCGTCTGATCCCCGTCGGCCTCGAGCACCGTGCCGGCTGGGAAGTGCGCGCCTTCTTCGGCGTGTGGTTCCTGATGCTGGTGCACGCCTGCCTGCGCGCGGAAAAGCGCGCGTGGATCGAGCAACTGGGCTTGCTGGCCGCCCTGTGCCTGCTGCTGCCCGCCCTGAATCTCCTGAGCACGGGCGACAACCTGGTGGCGCAGGTGGCACGTGGCGACTGGGAAAGCGCGGGCGTGGAACTGTGCAGCATGGCCTTTGGCCTGCTGGCCGCCTGGGGCGCGTGGAAAGTCCACAAGCGCAAGGAAAAGCCGCTTAAAAAAACCGCCGCCAGAGAAAACGCTGCGCCCGCGGCCAGCCTGCAAGTCAATACGGAAGGACAGTCATGA
- a CDS encoding DUF3325 domain-containing protein: MINTILCALGLSYAGMASLSLAMDRHHGQVWGRDAAPNVRRALQLAGAILLALAIWPCVAGWSATVGVVAWLGFIGAGALLVALLLSYAPRLLLRSSLLAAVAALAGLVTFLR, translated from the coding sequence ATGATCAACACCATCCTTTGCGCGCTGGGCCTGTCGTATGCGGGCATGGCCAGCCTCTCGCTGGCGATGGACCGCCACCATGGCCAGGTCTGGGGCAGGGACGCGGCGCCGAACGTGCGGCGCGCGCTGCAGCTGGCCGGCGCCATCCTGCTGGCGCTGGCCATCTGGCCTTGCGTGGCCGGCTGGAGCGCCACCGTCGGCGTGGTCGCCTGGCTGGGATTCATTGGGGCGGGCGCGCTGCTGGTGGCCCTGCTGCTGTCGTATGCCCCCCGCTTGCTGTTGCGTAGTTCCCTGCTGGCAGCCGTCGCCGCGCTGGCAGGGCTTGTGACGTTCCTGCGGTGA
- a CDS encoding efflux RND transporter periplasmic adaptor subunit has translation MAARLPSRRARILGGAVLLALLGAGALWVTRGPATVFDTAPVKRGNIEASVTAIGTLQPQTYVDVGAQVSGQITRLHVQPGSAVEKGQLLAEIDPSVQQATVDAGRAALAGLRAQLADQQAQHRLAGQQHGRQKQMAKFDSTPLADLETAEATLASAGAKIDHLKAQIDQTQASLKADEARLGYTRIYAPMAGKVVGLDAKEGQTLNATYQTPNILRIADLSAMTVWTEVSEADVRRVRPDMPVYFTTLGGDQRRWSGKVRQVLPAPPVPGGSAAGTALAPSTSKVILYTVLFDVDNADGELMPQMTAQVVFVTAAANNVLAVPLPALKPSTEEGAKPGQFTARVMDADGKVDTRAVTVGVRNRLSAEVLQGLREGELLVTGEQPASSGASRFQL, from the coding sequence ATGGCGGCCCGCCTGCCTTCCCGCCGTGCCCGCATCCTGGGTGGCGCGGTCTTGCTGGCGCTGTTAGGCGCCGGTGCACTGTGGGTCACGCGCGGCCCGGCCACCGTGTTCGACACGGCGCCCGTCAAGCGCGGCAATATCGAAGCCAGCGTCACGGCCATCGGCACCCTGCAGCCGCAAACCTATGTCGACGTGGGCGCGCAGGTGTCGGGCCAGATCACGCGCCTGCACGTGCAACCGGGCAGCGCCGTGGAAAAAGGCCAGTTGCTGGCCGAGATCGACCCCAGCGTGCAGCAAGCCACGGTCGACGCGGGCCGCGCCGCCTTGGCGGGCTTGCGCGCGCAACTGGCCGACCAGCAGGCGCAGCACCGCCTGGCGGGCCAGCAGCATGGCCGCCAGAAGCAGATGGCCAAGTTTGATTCCACGCCTTTGGCCGACCTGGAAACGGCCGAAGCCACGCTGGCCTCGGCCGGCGCCAAGATCGACCACCTGAAGGCGCAGATCGACCAGACGCAGGCCAGCCTGAAGGCGGACGAGGCGCGCCTCGGCTATACGCGCATCTACGCGCCGATGGCCGGCAAGGTGGTGGGCCTCGATGCCAAGGAAGGGCAGACCCTGAACGCCACGTACCAGACGCCGAACATCCTGCGCATCGCCGATCTGTCGGCCATGACGGTGTGGACGGAAGTGTCGGAAGCGGACGTGCGCCGCGTGCGCCCGGACATGCCCGTGTACTTCACCACCCTCGGTGGCGACCAGCGGCGCTGGAGCGGCAAGGTGCGGCAAGTGCTGCCGGCCCCGCCGGTGCCTGGTGGTTCCGCCGCCGGCACGGCCCTGGCGCCGTCGACCAGCAAGGTGATTTTATATACCGTGCTGTTCGACGTGGATAACGCCGATGGCGAATTGATGCCGCAGATGACGGCGCAGGTGGTGTTTGTCACGGCAGCGGCAAACAATGTGCTGGCCGTGCCCTTGCCGGCCCTGAAGCCATCGACCGAGGAAGGCGCCAAGCCGGGGCAGTTCACGGCCCGCGTGATGGATGCCGACGGCAAGGTCGATACGCGCGCCGTCACCGTGGGCGTGCGCAACCGCCTCAGCGCGGAAGTGCTGCAAGGCTTGCGCGAAGGTGAATTGCTGGTCACGGGCGAGCAGCCGGCCAGCAGCGGCGCCAGCAGGTTCCAGCTGTGA
- a CDS encoding MacB family efflux pump subunit, which translates to MSEAASLGQAGEPGQPAPLIELAGIRKRYGGHDGAPAVEVLRGLTLSIGAGEFVAIVGASGSGKSTLMHLLGCLDRPSDGTYRFAGQDVASLNPDELAWLRREAFGFVFQGYHLIATESARENVEVPALYAGMPAAARHARSEALLKRLGLGERLDHRPNQLSGGQQQRVSIARALMNGGRIILADEPTGALDSGSGAEVMALLGELADAGHTIILITHDRKVAAQARRVIEISDGEIIADSGAIAIPATSTALPPLDMSRAAHDTGASLGTELLDAARAAWRVLWINRFRTGLTLLGIVIGVASVIVMLAIGLGTRQQVMAQLGAFGSNLLYMASRGESSRIPGRSITLADLDALKDVPGITHVLPNVTGNKVIRHGNLDVQTYVRGTGPALPQIQTWPVAKGGFFTDEDEREMATVAVLGAHLAEKLMPDVPNPVGQSILIGNVPFQVIGVMSAKGALTGEKDEDDVLLPPFSTAGIRVFGQREPTYTVLAVADVKRVTEVEAAVDATMFERHRIRDYGISNAAASIAAEAKTQDNMTMMLSLIAAVSLVVGGIGVMNVMLMTVRERTREIGIRMATGARRRDILRQFLTEAVLVSVVGGVAGIVVGVTVAGLLLVWDVPVIFSLSAIAGAFACAVVTGLVFGFMPARKASGLDPVVALAGQ; encoded by the coding sequence ATGAGCGAGGCCGCGTCGCTGGGGCAAGCCGGAGAACCTGGCCAGCCAGCGCCACTGATTGAACTTGCCGGCATCCGCAAGCGCTACGGCGGCCATGACGGCGCGCCGGCCGTGGAAGTGCTGCGCGGCCTGACCTTGTCCATCGGCGCCGGCGAATTCGTCGCCATCGTGGGCGCGTCCGGTTCCGGCAAATCGACCCTGATGCATCTGCTGGGATGCCTGGACCGGCCCAGCGACGGCACCTACCGCTTCGCCGGCCAGGATGTGGCCAGCCTGAATCCCGATGAACTGGCATGGCTGCGGCGCGAAGCGTTCGGCTTCGTCTTCCAGGGTTATCACCTGATCGCCACCGAATCGGCGCGCGAGAACGTGGAAGTGCCGGCCCTGTACGCGGGCATGCCGGCAGCGGCCCGTCACGCCCGCTCGGAAGCGCTGCTCAAGCGCCTGGGCCTGGGCGAGCGGCTCGATCACCGGCCAAATCAATTATCGGGCGGGCAGCAGCAGCGCGTGTCGATCGCGCGCGCGCTGATGAATGGCGGGCGCATCATCCTCGCTGATGAACCGACGGGGGCGCTCGACAGCGGCAGCGGCGCCGAAGTCATGGCCTTGCTGGGTGAACTGGCCGACGCGGGCCACACCATCATCCTCATTACGCATGACCGCAAGGTGGCGGCCCAGGCGCGCCGCGTGATCGAGATCAGCGATGGCGAAATCATCGCAGACTCGGGCGCCATCGCCATTCCCGCCACGTCGACGGCTCTGCCGCCGCTGGACATGTCGCGCGCCGCCCACGATACAGGCGCGTCGCTGGGCACGGAATTGCTCGACGCGGCGCGCGCCGCCTGGCGCGTGCTGTGGATCAACCGCTTCCGCACGGGATTGACCCTGCTCGGCATCGTCATCGGCGTCGCTTCCGTGATCGTCATGCTGGCCATCGGCCTGGGCACGCGCCAGCAAGTGATGGCCCAATTGGGCGCGTTCGGCTCGAACCTGCTGTACATGGCGTCGCGCGGCGAAAGCTCGCGCATCCCCGGGCGCAGCATCACCCTGGCCGATCTCGATGCGCTCAAGGATGTGCCGGGCATCACCCACGTGCTGCCGAATGTCACGGGCAACAAGGTGATACGCCACGGTAACCTCGACGTGCAGACCTATGTGCGCGGCACGGGGCCGGCCCTGCCGCAGATCCAGACCTGGCCGGTGGCCAAGGGCGGCTTCTTTACCGACGAGGACGAACGCGAGATGGCCACCGTGGCCGTGCTGGGCGCGCACCTGGCGGAAAAGCTGATGCCCGACGTGCCCAACCCCGTGGGGCAGAGCATCCTGATCGGCAACGTGCCGTTCCAGGTGATCGGCGTGATGAGCGCGAAGGGCGCGCTGACGGGCGAGAAGGATGAAGACGACGTGCTGCTGCCGCCGTTTTCCACGGCCGGCATCCGCGTCTTCGGCCAGCGCGAGCCGACGTACACGGTCTTGGCGGTGGCCGACGTCAAGCGCGTGACGGAAGTGGAGGCGGCGGTCGACGCCACCATGTTCGAGCGCCACCGCATCCGCGACTATGGCATCAGCAACGCGGCCGCGTCGATCGCCGCCGAAGCGAAGACGCAGGACAACATGACCATGATGCTCAGCCTGATCGCCGCCGTCTCGCTGGTGGTGGGCGGCATCGGCGTCATGAACGTGATGCTGATGACGGTGCGCGAGCGCACGCGCGAAATCGGCATCCGCATGGCGACGGGCGCGCGCCGGCGCGACATCCTGCGCCAGTTCCTCACCGAAGCCGTGCTGGTGTCGGTGGTGGGCGGCGTGGCCGGCATCGTGGTCGGCGTGACGGTGGCCGGCTTGCTGCTGGTGTGGGACGTGCCGGTGATCTTTTCCCTGAGCGCCATCGCCGGCGCGTTTGCCTGCGCCGTGGTGACGGGACTGGTATTCGGCTTCATGCCGGCGCGCAAGGCGTCGGGACTCGATCCGGTGGTGGCGCTGGCGGGACAGTAG
- a CDS encoding ABC transporter substrate-binding protein: MQKKSTLKTGIAAALMLAFGMGAGQAQAQEVVRLGNLKFAHYGAVSYIKEIAPKCGIKVEEHIFAKGLDVMQAIIAGELDVGATASEAAISGRAGGAPIYVVAGFAKGGARLVAGAGQKIANVKDLKGKRVGVTRGGIQEVLLLAELAQAGLTYADTKGKDVQLVFLAYADLNQALMGKNIDAMMQSEPQSSQAINKGFGTEILKPYDTPIGEPVRTMVMTEKFYKERRPVAEKFMRCFVEATKTFIDNKATAEKYVREVVFRGQITKDDFDDAISNSPYSYDISPEHIQVTTDVMVKTGVGRMTKPPVAKDWVKTDLLEQAKKSLNVK, encoded by the coding sequence ATGCAGAAGAAATCAACCTTGAAGACTGGTATCGCCGCCGCCCTCATGCTGGCGTTCGGCATGGGCGCCGGGCAGGCCCAGGCACAGGAAGTCGTGCGCCTGGGGAATTTGAAATTCGCCCATTACGGCGCCGTGTCGTACATCAAGGAAATCGCGCCCAAGTGCGGCATCAAGGTCGAAGAGCATATCTTCGCCAAGGGACTCGATGTGATGCAGGCGATCATCGCGGGCGAGCTGGACGTGGGCGCGACGGCGTCCGAAGCGGCCATTTCCGGCCGTGCCGGCGGTGCGCCCATCTATGTGGTGGCCGGTTTTGCCAAGGGCGGCGCGCGCCTGGTGGCGGGCGCCGGGCAAAAGATTGCCAACGTGAAGGATCTGAAGGGCAAGCGCGTGGGCGTGACGCGCGGCGGCATCCAGGAAGTGCTGCTGCTGGCCGAGCTGGCGCAAGCGGGCCTGACGTATGCCGACACCAAGGGCAAGGATGTGCAACTGGTGTTCCTCGCGTACGCCGACTTGAACCAGGCGCTGATGGGCAAGAATATCGACGCCATGATGCAGTCGGAACCGCAATCGTCGCAGGCGATCAACAAAGGTTTTGGTACGGAAATCCTGAAACCGTACGACACGCCGATCGGCGAGCCCGTGCGGACCATGGTGATGACGGAAAAGTTCTACAAAGAACGCCGTCCGGTGGCGGAAAAATTCATGCGCTGCTTCGTCGAAGCGACGAAAACCTTTATCGATAACAAGGCGACGGCGGAAAAGTACGTGCGCGAAGTCGTGTTCCGCGGCCAGATCACGAAGGATGACTTCGACGACGCGATCAGCAATTCGCCGTATTCGTACGACATCTCGCCCGAGCATATCCAGGTGACTACCGATGTGATGGTGAAAACGGGCGTGGGCCGCATGACGAAGCCGCCCGTGGCCAAGGACTGGGTCAAGACGGACTTGCTGGAGCAGGCGAAAAAGAGCCTGAACGTGAAGTAA